From a region of the Rathayibacter sp. VKM Ac-2804 genome:
- a CDS encoding arsenic transporter translates to MTVLAIAIFLMTLTLVIWQPKGLGIGYSALGGAVIALVTTVVQLSDVPTVVGIVWNATLAFVAIVLISLILDESGFFEWAALHVARWGRGRGRLLFVLIVLLGAVIAAVFANDGAALILTPIVIQMLRALNFSAKASLGFILATGFIADAGSLPLVVSNLVNIVSADFFDIDFARYALVMVPVGAVAVLASLGVLFAYFGRSIPKRYNVDALARPASAISDPLVFRTGWIVLAFLLVGYFAADPLHVPLSVVAGIGAIALVAVAARQPAFLFARVRAEERELVTAGPLGSGDSLDAGEQPSRRRIPVLKVIRDAPWQIVLFSIGMYLVVYGLRNQGLTDELAGVFSFFGDRGTVITALGVGTVIAVLASLMNNMPTLLIAALAISAAGATGLTQETMIYANVIGSDLGPKITPIGSLATLLWLHVLDRKGIHIGWGRYFRTGIVLTVPVLLITLLAHAAWLTILE, encoded by the coding sequence ATGACCGTGCTCGCCATCGCCATCTTCCTGATGACCCTGACGCTGGTCATCTGGCAGCCGAAGGGACTCGGGATCGGCTACAGCGCTCTCGGCGGTGCGGTGATCGCGCTGGTCACCACCGTCGTTCAGCTCTCCGACGTCCCGACCGTGGTCGGGATCGTCTGGAACGCCACCCTCGCGTTCGTGGCGATCGTGCTGATCTCGCTGATCCTGGACGAGTCCGGATTCTTCGAGTGGGCCGCGCTGCACGTCGCGCGCTGGGGCCGGGGACGTGGGCGGCTGCTGTTCGTGTTGATTGTGCTGCTAGGCGCGGTGATCGCGGCGGTGTTCGCGAACGACGGGGCGGCGCTGATCCTCACGCCGATCGTCATCCAGATGCTGCGCGCGCTGAATTTCTCCGCGAAGGCGTCCCTCGGTTTCATCCTCGCCACCGGCTTCATCGCCGATGCTGGCAGCCTGCCGCTGGTGGTGTCGAACCTGGTCAACATCGTCTCGGCCGACTTCTTCGACATCGACTTCGCCCGCTACGCCCTCGTCATGGTCCCCGTCGGCGCGGTCGCCGTCCTCGCGAGCCTCGGTGTGCTCTTCGCCTACTTCGGCCGCTCCATCCCGAAGCGCTACAACGTCGACGCGCTCGCCCGTCCGGCGTCCGCGATCAGCGACCCGCTCGTGTTCCGCACCGGCTGGATCGTCCTGGCCTTCCTGCTCGTCGGCTACTTCGCCGCCGACCCGCTGCACGTACCGCTCTCCGTCGTCGCCGGGATCGGCGCGATCGCCCTCGTCGCCGTCGCCGCCCGGCAGCCGGCGTTCCTCTTCGCCCGCGTGCGTGCCGAGGAGCGCGAGCTCGTCACCGCAGGCCCGCTCGGGTCCGGCGATTCCCTCGACGCTGGCGAGCAGCCCTCGCGCCGGCGCATCCCGGTCCTGAAGGTGATCCGCGACGCTCCCTGGCAGATCGTTCTGTTCAGCATCGGCATGTACCTGGTCGTCTACGGTCTGCGCAATCAGGGATTGACCGACGAGCTCGCCGGCGTCTTCTCGTTCTTCGGCGACCGCGGCACCGTCATCACCGCACTCGGCGTGGGTACCGTGATCGCGGTCCTCGCCTCCCTGATGAACAACATGCCCACCTTGCTCATCGCGGCCCTCGCGATCTCCGCCGCCGGAGCGACCGGACTGACACAGGAGACGATGATCTACGCCAACGTCATCGGCTCCGACCTCGGCCCCAAGATCACCCCGATCGGCAGCCTCGCCACGCTGCTCTGGCTGCACGTCCTGGACCGCAAGGGCATTCACATCGGCTGGGGCCGCTACTTCCGCACCGGCATCGTCCTGACCGTCCCCGTCCTCCTGATCACGCTGCTCGCCCACGCCGCCTGGCTCACGATCCTCGAGTGA
- a CDS encoding arsenate reductase ArsC, producing MTEKPTVLFVCIHNAGRSQMAAGYMRALSNGAVEVLSGGSEPGDQINPMAIAAMAEEGIDISQAVPTLMTTEQVRESDAVITMGCGDVCPIFPGKRYEDWALTDPKGKPLEEVRPIRDDIKERVQALLAELLPAKV from the coding sequence ATGACCGAGAAGCCCACCGTCCTGTTCGTCTGCATCCACAACGCGGGACGCTCGCAGATGGCCGCCGGCTACATGCGCGCCCTCTCGAACGGCGCCGTCGAGGTGCTCTCCGGCGGGTCCGAGCCCGGCGACCAGATCAACCCGATGGCGATCGCGGCGATGGCGGAGGAGGGCATCGACATCTCGCAGGCCGTGCCCACGCTGATGACCACCGAGCAGGTGCGCGAGTCGGACGCCGTGATCACGATGGGCTGCGGCGACGTCTGCCCGATCTTCCCCGGCAAGCGCTACGAGGACTGGGCCCTGACCGACCCCAAGGGCAAGCCGCTCGAGGAGGTCCGCCCCATCCGCGACGACATCAAGGAACGCGTCCAGGCGCTGCTGGCCGAGCTGCTACCCGCGAAGGTCTGA
- a CDS encoding arsenate reductase ArsC — protein MSDFSTRRPMPGLVYPEGYLARLAEELSEKFRGVFAAETVERYVLESYTGLLRTSKVKAHLASQTVRFATDRLTALAQAKGAIAREVPEVLFICEQNAGRSQMAAVLTDALSGGRVHVRSAGSMPAAALNPAVVAAIEEIGLDVTDAFPKPLTDDVVQAADVVVTMGCGDACPIYPGKTYQDWDLTDPAGLPIEEVRVVRDQIKARVEAMLITLGVETTGVPA, from the coding sequence ATGAGCGACTTCAGCACCCGCCGACCCATGCCGGGCCTCGTCTACCCGGAGGGCTACCTCGCCCGCCTCGCCGAGGAGCTCAGCGAGAAGTTCCGCGGCGTCTTCGCCGCCGAGACCGTTGAGCGGTACGTGCTCGAGTCGTACACCGGGCTGCTGCGCACCTCGAAGGTCAAGGCGCACCTGGCGAGCCAGACGGTGCGCTTCGCCACCGACCGCCTGACCGCTCTCGCCCAGGCCAAGGGCGCCATCGCCCGGGAGGTGCCGGAGGTGCTGTTCATCTGCGAGCAGAACGCCGGCCGCTCCCAGATGGCCGCGGTCCTCACCGACGCGCTCTCCGGCGGCCGCGTGCACGTGCGCTCCGCCGGCTCGATGCCTGCCGCCGCACTCAACCCCGCCGTCGTCGCGGCCATCGAGGAGATCGGCCTGGACGTGACCGACGCGTTCCCCAAGCCGCTCACCGACGACGTCGTCCAGGCGGCCGACGTGGTCGTCACGATGGGCTGCGGCGACGCGTGCCCGATCTACCCGGGCAAGACCTATCAGGACTGGGACCTCACCGACCCGGCCGGCCTCCCGATCGAGGAGGTTCGCGTCGTACGCGACCAGATCAAGGCCCGCGTCGAGGCCATGCTGATCACCCTCGGCGTCGAGACAACAGGAGTTCCCGCATGA
- the trxB gene encoding thioredoxin-disulfide reductase, giving the protein MTSTASDTIENVVVVGSGPAGYTAAIYLARAGLEPIVLTSAVEAGGALVNTTEVENFPGFPTGIMGPDLMENMRAQAERFGARIVYDDATALELTGDVKSITTGYGSSYRTRAVVLAMGSAYRRLGVPGEQRLTGHGVSWCATCDGFFFKGQDIAVVGGGDSALEEAMFLTRFAASVTLIHRRDFLRASKIMQDRALADPKIRVLWNTEVTEALGDEKLTMLRLRDTVTGQESELAATGLFIAIGHDPRSELVLGQVDVDDDNYVRVTSPTTETNLPGVFAAGDLVDHRYRQAITAAGTGCSAAADAEHYLAAHGLASLAQATTAVLDDAVTA; this is encoded by the coding sequence ATGACCAGCACCGCGAGCGACACCATCGAGAACGTCGTCGTCGTCGGATCCGGCCCTGCCGGCTACACCGCCGCCATCTACCTCGCCCGCGCGGGCCTGGAACCGATCGTCCTGACGAGCGCGGTCGAGGCGGGCGGCGCCCTGGTGAACACCACCGAGGTCGAGAACTTCCCCGGCTTCCCGACCGGGATCATGGGCCCAGACCTGATGGAGAACATGCGCGCTCAGGCCGAGCGCTTCGGGGCCCGCATCGTCTACGACGACGCCACCGCGCTCGAGCTCACCGGTGACGTGAAGTCCATCACCACCGGCTACGGAAGCAGCTATCGGACACGGGCCGTCGTGCTCGCGATGGGCTCCGCCTACCGGAGGCTCGGTGTCCCCGGTGAGCAGCGACTGACCGGTCACGGAGTGTCCTGGTGCGCGACCTGCGATGGGTTCTTCTTCAAGGGCCAGGACATCGCCGTCGTCGGCGGCGGCGACTCCGCCCTCGAGGAGGCGATGTTCCTCACCCGCTTCGCCGCCTCCGTCACCCTCATCCACCGCCGCGACTTCCTCCGAGCGTCGAAGATCATGCAGGACCGCGCCCTGGCCGATCCGAAGATCCGCGTCCTGTGGAACACCGAAGTCACCGAGGCGCTCGGCGACGAGAAGCTCACGATGCTGCGCCTGCGCGACACCGTCACCGGCCAGGAGTCCGAACTCGCCGCGACGGGTCTGTTCATCGCCATCGGCCACGACCCCCGCTCCGAGCTCGTCCTCGGCCAGGTCGACGTCGACGACGACAACTACGTCCGCGTCACCTCACCCACCACCGAGACCAACCTTCCCGGCGTCTTCGCCGCCGGAGATCTCGTCGACCACCGCTACCGCCAGGCCATCACCGCCGCCGGCACCGGCTGCTCCGCGGCCGCCGACGCCGAGCACTATCTCGCCGCCCACGGCCTCGCCTCACTCGCCCAGGCCACGACGGCCGTCCTCGACGACGCCGTCACCGCCTGA
- a CDS encoding FAD-dependent oxidoreductase: MTMTLTVPPRTDERRLTGLPVAVIGAGPVGLAAAAQLLERGLDVIVYEAGDSAGAAVQQWGHTRLFSPWEYLVDSAAGRLLDAAGWEAPAAKKLPTGHEFVRDYLAPLAATPQLAPVIRYRSRVLAVTREGMDRTRSTGRAGTPFLLRLDTPEGAVDVTARAVIDTSGTYSTPNALASAGLDPIGAADVAEHLSHALPDVLGADRARFAGKSVLVVGAGHSAANTLIKLARLAREEPDTRITWAIRGASPLRVFGSGDDELEERGKLGGTVHQLVRDGAITLLDRFEIDRLEKTATGRVAVLGRRRKDRESVEADVVVQATGFRPDLGMLREIRVSLDEIVEAPRALATLIDPNLHSCGTVDPHGVAELAHPEPNFYIAGMKSYGRAPTFLLVTGYEQVRSIADELAGDHAAARRVQLVLPETGVCSTDIGSAGGSCCS, from the coding sequence ATGACGATGACCCTGACCGTCCCGCCCCGCACCGACGAGCGCCGCCTCACCGGACTGCCCGTCGCCGTCATCGGCGCCGGCCCCGTCGGCCTCGCCGCTGCCGCGCAGCTGCTCGAGCGCGGCCTCGACGTCATCGTCTACGAGGCCGGAGACAGCGCCGGCGCCGCCGTGCAGCAGTGGGGCCACACCCGCCTGTTCTCCCCGTGGGAGTACCTGGTCGATTCCGCCGCCGGGCGCCTGCTCGACGCCGCCGGCTGGGAGGCGCCCGCCGCGAAGAAGCTGCCCACCGGGCACGAGTTCGTCCGCGACTACCTCGCGCCCCTCGCCGCGACGCCGCAGCTCGCTCCGGTCATCCGCTACCGCTCCCGCGTGCTGGCCGTGACCCGCGAGGGCATGGACCGCACCCGCTCCACCGGACGCGCGGGCACCCCGTTCCTGCTGCGTCTGGACACGCCGGAGGGCGCTGTCGACGTCACCGCCCGCGCGGTCATCGACACCTCCGGCACCTACTCCACGCCCAACGCCCTCGCCTCCGCGGGCCTCGACCCGATCGGCGCCGCCGACGTCGCCGAGCACCTCAGCCACGCTCTGCCGGACGTGCTCGGCGCGGACCGCGCCCGCTTCGCCGGGAAGAGCGTCCTCGTCGTCGGCGCCGGCCACTCCGCCGCGAACACCCTGATCAAGCTCGCCCGACTCGCCCGCGAGGAGCCGGATACGCGGATCACCTGGGCGATCCGTGGCGCCAGTCCGCTGCGCGTCTTCGGCTCCGGCGACGACGAGCTGGAGGAGCGCGGCAAGCTCGGCGGCACCGTCCACCAGCTCGTTCGCGACGGCGCGATCACCCTCCTGGACCGCTTCGAGATCGACCGCCTCGAGAAGACCGCCACCGGCCGCGTCGCCGTCCTCGGGCGCCGCCGGAAGGATCGCGAGAGCGTCGAGGCCGACGTCGTCGTGCAGGCCACCGGGTTCCGGCCCGACCTCGGCATGCTGCGGGAGATCCGCGTCTCCCTGGACGAGATCGTGGAAGCGCCGCGCGCGCTCGCGACGCTGATCGACCCGAACCTGCACTCCTGCGGCACGGTCGACCCGCACGGCGTCGCCGAGCTCGCGCACCCCGAGCCGAACTTCTACATCGCCGGGATGAAGTCGTACGGCCGCGCCCCGACCTTCCTCCTGGTCACCGGCTATGAGCAGGTCCGCTCCATCGCGGACGAGCTCGCGGGCGACCACGCCGCCGCCCGGCGCGTCCAGCTCGTGCTCCCCGAGACCGGCGTCTGCTCCACCGACATCGGATCCGCCGGAGGGAGCTGCTGCTCATGA
- a CDS encoding GNAT family N-acetyltransferase, producing the protein MTSIRPMLAEDWAAVETIYREGIATGHATFEAEPPTWETFDAGKLDVGRLVAVDGDQILGWAALSPVSSRPVYRGVVEHSVYVASSARGRGIGAELLQALIDAADAAGAWTIQSSIFPENTASLALHERAGFRHVGTRERIALMSYGSAAGTWRDTVLIERRRPD; encoded by the coding sequence ATGACCAGCATTCGGCCGATGCTCGCCGAGGACTGGGCGGCGGTCGAGACGATCTACCGCGAGGGCATCGCGACCGGGCACGCCACCTTCGAGGCCGAACCGCCGACCTGGGAGACATTCGACGCGGGGAAGCTCGACGTCGGGCGCCTGGTCGCCGTCGACGGCGACCAGATCCTCGGCTGGGCCGCGCTCTCCCCCGTGTCGAGCCGGCCCGTCTACCGAGGGGTGGTCGAGCACTCCGTCTACGTCGCGTCGTCCGCCCGCGGCCGCGGCATCGGCGCCGAACTCCTGCAGGCGCTCATCGACGCCGCAGACGCCGCCGGCGCCTGGACCATCCAGTCGAGCATCTTCCCCGAGAACACCGCCAGCCTTGCCCTCCACGAGCGGGCAGGCTTCCGCCACGTCGGCACACGCGAGAGGATCGCGCTGATGAGCTACGGGTCTGCCGCGGGCACTTGGCGCGACACTGTCCTCATCGAACGGCGTCGACCGGACTGA
- a CDS encoding ArgE/DapE family deacylase — MTTEIDQRWVDALAALTPNLISLLCETVRCPSVSGSEESAAGVFAAWARGRGWQIEREHLSSSTLSADETSVHERANLLIHVGADTGRTVILNGHLDVVSAEDLHRWSFPPFAGDFVEGAVRGRGSVDMKGGIVAALGALAALEDCGVELPFRVIVQLAVGEETTGIGTQVAVDNLRRQGNLRAVEAAIILEPTANQVARVNTGLQFFTIELDGISAHSSAPWKGVDALDALIEIRAALRDLALQRGRSYRHSLLASLPSPAPFSVGVLQAGRHRAAVPDFATMSGRFGLLPGEDPEEVRHTLRVLVDRTISSNPWYLDHPARIIWDNQGLPGWETAEDEPLVRALHRAVRSRLGAVEIIGFTAGSDAAWFGAEGIPTVVFGPGDITLAHSPDEQVLVADVVDAAAILASTLVALA, encoded by the coding sequence ATGACGACCGAGATTGACCAACGATGGGTAGATGCGCTCGCCGCGCTCACACCCAACTTGATCTCGCTCCTCTGCGAGACAGTTCGGTGCCCAAGCGTGTCGGGCTCAGAGGAGAGCGCCGCCGGTGTTTTCGCGGCGTGGGCGCGTGGTCGGGGCTGGCAGATCGAACGCGAGCACCTCTCCTCGTCCACCCTCAGCGCCGATGAGACGAGTGTCCACGAGCGCGCGAATCTTCTGATTCACGTGGGTGCTGACACCGGCCGCACGGTAATACTCAACGGGCACCTCGACGTGGTTTCCGCAGAGGATCTTCACCGATGGTCCTTTCCGCCGTTCGCGGGCGATTTTGTCGAGGGCGCCGTGCGAGGTCGCGGGTCAGTCGATATGAAGGGTGGAATTGTCGCCGCCCTCGGCGCACTTGCCGCACTGGAGGACTGTGGCGTCGAGTTGCCGTTCCGGGTGATCGTGCAACTAGCTGTCGGTGAGGAGACCACGGGAATTGGCACGCAGGTCGCCGTGGACAACCTCCGGCGTCAGGGGAACCTTCGTGCCGTCGAGGCGGCGATCATCCTCGAGCCGACCGCGAATCAAGTGGCGCGAGTCAACACCGGACTCCAGTTCTTCACAATCGAACTCGACGGCATCTCTGCACACAGCTCCGCACCATGGAAGGGCGTAGACGCACTCGATGCGCTGATCGAGATCCGTGCCGCGCTCCGCGATCTCGCGTTGCAGCGAGGTCGCTCGTACCGGCATTCCTTGCTCGCGTCGCTTCCTTCTCCTGCACCGTTCTCGGTGGGCGTGCTCCAAGCGGGCAGACATCGTGCCGCTGTACCCGATTTCGCGACGATGTCGGGTCGATTCGGACTCCTGCCAGGAGAGGACCCGGAGGAGGTTCGCCATACTCTCCGAGTCCTCGTTGATCGCACCATCAGCAGCAACCCGTGGTATCTGGATCATCCAGCGCGCATCATCTGGGACAACCAAGGTCTCCCTGGATGGGAAACGGCAGAAGACGAGCCACTCGTACGCGCACTCCACCGAGCGGTGCGTAGCCGGTTGGGCGCTGTCGAGATCATTGGTTTCACTGCAGGCTCCGACGCAGCCTGGTTCGGTGCGGAGGGGATCCCGACTGTTGTCTTCGGCCCCGGAGACATCACACTTGCGCATTCCCCAGACGAACAAGTGCTCGTGGCTGACGTCGTCGACGCGGCGGCGATCCTCGCCTCGACTCTGGTAGCTCTCGCATGA
- a CDS encoding IclR family transcriptional regulator, which produces MTTDDLRSTTLSTLERGLVVLEYLALEGEAPAKRIAADTHLRPGVCYHILRTLVAMDFVSRNEEGLYQLASRSHALGRQLNNHSAVPAELNLILTRLHAQTKETSYVARWADGKVSLQNYLVGQHPVTVDRLEVGYSGDMHARASAKAIIAHLPAEQISALFARRRLTPVTPNTITDFEELRMEFAQIRSQGWAIDREEFRDGVNCVAAAYFDAQGRPGGAFAVSVPLSRFTPHRSRLIEAVVEAASIATRFLETGQLRIGDGADRSSSSTSGPIT; this is translated from the coding sequence ATGACCACAGACGATCTCCGCAGCACGACGCTTTCCACGCTTGAACGCGGGCTCGTCGTGCTCGAGTACCTCGCACTTGAGGGTGAGGCGCCCGCCAAACGCATCGCCGCCGACACACATCTGCGTCCCGGCGTCTGCTACCACATCCTCCGCACCCTCGTGGCGATGGACTTCGTGTCCCGCAATGAGGAGGGCCTGTACCAGCTCGCTTCCCGCTCTCACGCGCTCGGCCGCCAGCTCAACAACCATTCGGCCGTACCCGCCGAATTGAACCTGATCCTCACCCGCCTGCATGCACAGACGAAGGAGACCTCTTACGTCGCCCGTTGGGCGGACGGGAAGGTGTCCCTGCAGAACTACCTCGTTGGGCAACACCCGGTGACGGTCGACCGACTCGAGGTCGGGTACTCCGGCGACATGCACGCTCGCGCATCGGCGAAGGCCATCATCGCGCACCTCCCGGCCGAGCAGATCAGCGCACTCTTCGCGCGCCGTCGACTGACGCCGGTCACGCCGAACACCATCACCGATTTCGAGGAACTACGGATGGAGTTCGCGCAGATCCGGTCACAGGGCTGGGCCATCGACCGGGAGGAGTTCCGGGACGGTGTGAACTGCGTGGCAGCTGCATACTTCGATGCCCAGGGCCGGCCAGGCGGAGCATTCGCCGTCTCGGTGCCGCTGTCGCGATTCACGCCACATCGTTCCCGGTTGATCGAAGCAGTTGTCGAAGCAGCGAGCATCGCGACCCGTTTCCTCGAGACTGGGCAGTTGCGAATTGGCGACGGCGCCGACCGCTCCTCCTCGAGCACCTCCGGGCCGATCACGTGA
- a CDS encoding SDR family NAD(P)-dependent oxidoreductase: protein MTLLEDRTVLITGAARGLGRTMAHLAAQNGARVAVADVDLHSWRSFAAEAEDMRADTTADEILKDGGDAHGFEADLTDSARTARLLDAVLERFGRLDAVLCFAGGGSGALSGNSAGNLDPASLQSALDRNLLTTVNVCTAAIPAMTTGRGGAIVTMSSLNGRAPTDRGTYSHYGVAKAAVAMYTRYLARDVGRYGIRANCIAPGTVPTGRLQQVWAESGTPLSFENTALRRAPRPEEICASALFLASDLSSYVTGQILAVDGGIE, encoded by the coding sequence GTGACGCTCCTTGAGGACCGGACGGTCCTGATCACCGGAGCCGCCCGCGGGCTTGGCCGAACCATGGCTCACCTTGCCGCCCAGAACGGGGCCCGCGTCGCCGTCGCCGACGTCGACCTGCACTCGTGGCGAAGCTTCGCCGCGGAAGCCGAGGATATGCGGGCAGACACGACGGCTGACGAAATCTTGAAGGACGGCGGGGACGCGCACGGGTTCGAGGCCGATCTCACGGACAGTGCGCGAACTGCCCGACTGCTGGACGCCGTCCTCGAGCGGTTCGGTCGTCTCGACGCGGTCCTTTGCTTCGCTGGAGGCGGCAGCGGCGCACTCTCTGGGAACTCCGCGGGCAATCTCGACCCGGCGTCACTCCAGTCGGCGCTGGATCGGAATCTCCTCACGACAGTGAACGTCTGCACAGCCGCCATTCCCGCCATGACGACGGGACGCGGTGGCGCAATCGTGACAATGTCCTCCCTTAACGGTCGCGCCCCCACCGATCGGGGCACCTACAGCCATTACGGCGTCGCGAAGGCGGCGGTGGCCATGTACACCCGCTACCTCGCCCGCGATGTGGGCCGTTATGGAATCCGGGCGAACTGCATCGCGCCAGGCACCGTCCCCACTGGCCGACTGCAGCAGGTCTGGGCGGAATCGGGTACGCCGCTGTCGTTCGAAAATACGGCGCTTAGACGAGCTCCGCGGCCGGAGGAGATCTGCGCGAGCGCGCTCTTCCTCGCCAGCGACCTCTCCTCCTACGTCACCGGGCAAATCCTTGCCGTGGACGGCGGAATCGAATGA
- a CDS encoding thiamine pyrophosphate-dependent dehydrogenase E1 component subunit alpha: MDTALTSPNRTLLLGLYRRMRTIRRFEERTADLRRDGDIVGSVHLCNGQEAICVGTADALDLTVDVVFPTYRGHGWGLACGVPPAALFAEMMGRRTGMNGGRGGSAYNFAPDHGMYGENSIVGAGTVIATGAALASTFDGSGRVSVAVIGDGAMNQGAVHEALNFAASRSLPVLFVVENNLWSEMTPISATTRKDRLFTRGNGYGIPAIRIDGNDVLSVTRTMREVISRIRSGGGPILVEAMTARLVGHYIGDIQHYRQAKEIEDAKAADPLIRTRQRLLEFGCTPAELDVLDAQIDVEIDAAARAALAAPFTDPSTVTEHLYA; the protein is encoded by the coding sequence ATGGATACCGCACTCACGTCTCCTAACCGGACTCTGCTGCTCGGCCTCTATCGACGGATGCGCACCATCCGCCGCTTCGAGGAACGCACCGCTGACCTCCGACGGGACGGCGACATCGTCGGCTCGGTGCACCTCTGCAACGGACAAGAGGCGATCTGCGTCGGCACCGCCGACGCCCTCGACCTCACAGTCGACGTCGTATTTCCCACTTACCGTGGCCACGGTTGGGGACTCGCATGCGGAGTGCCCCCGGCTGCGCTGTTCGCCGAGATGATGGGCCGCCGGACCGGTATGAATGGCGGCCGCGGCGGCTCGGCCTACAACTTCGCACCCGACCACGGCATGTACGGCGAGAACTCCATCGTCGGCGCCGGCACCGTCATCGCCACCGGGGCAGCCCTAGCCAGCACCTTCGACGGCTCAGGGCGCGTCTCGGTCGCGGTCATCGGTGACGGAGCCATGAACCAGGGAGCCGTCCACGAAGCGCTGAACTTCGCGGCCTCGCGCTCTCTCCCCGTGCTCTTCGTCGTCGAGAACAACCTGTGGTCGGAGATGACACCCATCTCAGCGACAACCCGAAAGGACCGACTGTTCACCCGCGGCAACGGCTACGGCATCCCCGCCATCCGGATCGACGGCAACGACGTGCTCTCCGTCACCCGAACCATGCGGGAGGTGATCAGCCGGATCCGCTCCGGCGGCGGCCCGATCCTCGTGGAAGCGATGACCGCGAGACTCGTCGGCCATTACATCGGAGACATCCAGCACTACCGCCAGGCCAAGGAGATCGAGGACGCCAAAGCGGCAGACCCCCTCATCCGCACACGCCAGCGCCTTCTTGAATTCGGTTGCACGCCCGCCGAGCTCGACGTGCTCGACGCGCAAATCGACGTCGAGATCGACGCCGCTGCAAGGGCTGCGCTCGCCGCCCCTTTCACCGACCCCTCCACAGTCACGGAGCACCTCTATGCCTGA
- a CDS encoding transketolase C-terminal domain-containing protein has protein sequence MPEFVQHTYAEAVNAALSDALDRHPEALLFGEDVAVPGGVFGVTKGLKKRFGDRVFDTPISESAILGGAVGAAMVGRRPIVEIMWVDFTLVALDQLVNQAANVRYVTEGRLTAPITVRTQQGNTPGACAQHSQNLEAIFAHVPGLQVCIATTAQDAYDLLRAAVATDDPAIVIENRALYHGEKTTVDLQAPPAELGASATRRGGTDVTVVTWGTIQNRVMRAAETASSEYGIEAEVIDLRWLRPWDTAAVLESVERTGRLVVVHEAHTAGGFGAEVVAYVSENAQLMAAPIRIGTPDARIPSAVHLATALLPSEERILEAVVRSVDSPTWARASA, from the coding sequence ATGCCTGAGTTCGTTCAGCACACCTACGCCGAAGCGGTCAACGCCGCCCTGTCCGACGCGCTGGACCGTCACCCCGAAGCGCTTCTGTTCGGCGAGGACGTTGCCGTGCCCGGCGGAGTCTTCGGAGTGACGAAGGGCCTGAAGAAGCGGTTCGGCGACCGCGTCTTCGATACCCCCATCTCCGAGTCCGCAATCCTCGGCGGTGCCGTCGGAGCAGCCATGGTCGGCCGCCGCCCGATCGTCGAGATCATGTGGGTCGACTTCACGCTGGTCGCTCTCGACCAGCTCGTCAACCAGGCAGCGAACGTCCGGTACGTCACGGAGGGTCGGCTGACGGCACCGATCACCGTCCGCACCCAGCAGGGCAACACGCCCGGCGCATGCGCCCAGCACTCGCAGAACCTCGAAGCGATCTTCGCCCACGTCCCCGGGCTCCAGGTCTGCATCGCGACGACCGCGCAGGACGCCTACGACCTGCTCCGTGCCGCCGTGGCGACGGACGACCCCGCCATCGTCATCGAGAACCGTGCGCTGTACCACGGCGAGAAGACGACGGTCGATTTGCAGGCACCGCCGGCGGAACTCGGTGCGAGTGCAACGCGCCGTGGCGGCACCGACGTCACCGTCGTGACGTGGGGGACCATCCAGAACCGCGTCATGCGAGCGGCGGAGACGGCGTCGTCCGAGTACGGGATCGAGGCGGAGGTGATCGACCTGCGATGGCTCCGCCCCTGGGACACCGCCGCCGTCCTCGAGAGCGTCGAACGCACGGGCCGACTCGTCGTCGTCCACGAAGCACACACCGCAGGTGGCTTCGGTGCCGAGGTGGTCGCTTACGTCAGCGAGAACGCACAGCTCATGGCGGCTCCCATCCGCATCGGGACTCCTGACGCCCGCATCCCCTCCGCCGTGCATCTCGCCACGGCGCTCCTGCCGAGCGAGGAACGCATCCTCGAGGCCGTCGTGCGTTCGGTTGATTCGCCTACCTGGGCTCGGGCGTCTGCCTGA